CGGTTCTAGCATCTAATGACACAATGGAGACAGCAGTAGCCTGGCATTGGATGTAAATCCTTTCACCGTCATGATGCCGAGGGACAAGAACTGAGACACCAGCGTCCTCTAGCCGATCACTTCAAAAGGCAGTGTAGCATAGCACGAGTTTTGGTATCAATGATAAAAGATCATATCCCAATCCCTTGAACAGACATCCTTACACCTGGTGGTCCAGAGAGCTGGCAGAAGTATGGATATCAACCAATGTCTTTAAATTCAAAATCACCCCATAGGAAACCTCTTTCTCGCACAAGGAAAATAGCATAGCTACACCTCTTAGTATCAAGCATTAATCTAGACCATCGAGGAAACAACTGAATGCATCTGATATCTGTTGGAGTGGTCTACTCAAGAACTGATCACAACGTTGTAGGGCTATGATCTGGGCATGGTGTAGCACGTGTCCTTCCAGCGAGTCGCAGCTGCGGTGCCAGCCATACAGTTTGGCGACCAGAGCATCTTAACTGCAAGGAAGAGACGTCCCAGACCAGAAATCGGTCAGCTTGGCAGCTTGCCCATGGGGTCCGAGGGGTTCATTTGCCCGCAGGGCCAAACTTCAGTATTGCTCGAGGGAAATGccgagggagaggaggagaagtgGAGTGCGCATCCCATGGATCCATACGTGTCGTTTGAAGCGCGAGGATCAGTGGCAAAATGTCATGTAGGAACTAGCATGTCAAGACTTGAGGTAAGGCTGGATTCAATCATTGGGAATTGTATAATATCGTGTGGAGGAAGTGCCTCAGAATGATCAGTTTAACCAGCCATTGGATGCGTGATTCAGTAGAAGGACTGTCATCGCATGCAACCGGCTCGTCATTGCCAAGAGGCCCCGAACGACAGGACAGCCTCATATGAGTTCTAGACATCGAAGGCAATGTGATTCCCAAAGATGGGATGTTGTCATAGACATTCGGCCGAGGTATCAAGATTGAGAATCGACCAGACGTCAATGTCGATATTGAATTTCGGAATTGAAGGATGGCAAAAGGTGTTCGGGCCCGAAGAGGTTCATCGCACGTATTTTGTGTGGGCTGACGTTCTCTACCATGGTTCGTCTCGTACCTGCGTGAAGCTATTGGTGCGCTACGTAACTTAATTGGTAATACTGAGCTTCATGCATACCATAAAATCGCGCATAAATTATACAAGGTTTCTGCCCTACCCCCATCGATCTCGGAAAACCGATGTTGGCCAAATCTGGAGCACAACCCCCGCAAATATCCCAACTTTATGTCCGTTCAGGCGTGGGGGATCCTGCTTTGTGCGAGTGGATATAGGCCATGATGGTACAGCTTGATCCTTACAAATCACACCGGCTGGTTCCGTCCTAACCTAGTAAGTCCCCTATGGTCTGATTGGGGACTGTAAAGGTTCGGGTTCGCCGGCTGATGCTGTCACTGATCTAGGTTATGTGGAAGCATACAACCGATCGCCTTGACCGGGCCGGTTCGGAGAAGAACGGCATGGATCATTTAAAGTTGGGACGCAAAATTGCTTCGAGAATAACCATTGACCAGTGTGGGAAAAGTGGAATCTCGAAAAGCCAAACCTGCAGTACCTCTGAGCTCTTCTGTCTGACACACAATGTGGGGACTTGCCGAGATGAGCAGCTCAGCAGAGAGGGGAACAGTTCtagagtatttttttttttttttttttttttaaaaaaaaggaaatacaTGATTATCCAAGCTTGGACCGAGTGAAATGAAACCATTGAATTGACCATTAACCGTTGGGGAAACGGTTGGCATATACCCAAGGAAGACTGTTATGATCGGCACCAATTTCTGTACATATCACGCAGTAGCTTGAGATTTTGCGAGGCTCTCCTGACTCTGCCAGTGCTCGGCATAGTCAAAATCTTACACGAAGGCAAATGTTCTAGAAAGGATTCAAAATTACCAAGGGGCCCAGTTGGATCTGCGCCGTGCATCTGCTGGACGAAGCACACACGGTATAGAACGGCATAACAGGTTTTGTATGGTTCATGCTAGTCGTATCTTAGGTACAAGATGAGACGACGGCACACGGCTTAATCAACCTACGAGCATATGGTTGGGTAGAGTGCGATTGCATCTAGGGCCATACCCACTGGTGTTGGTGTGGATATCACATCGTCCCTGCGTGGTCAGCTCCACATTTCCTCGATTCTGTTCTCTGGACCCTGAAAAATCTCTTCGTCCGCGGGGAACGATAGAATTCCCACACAAGACCTGTATGAATCTACGTTTTACTTGCACTTATGGGACCCCGTTCGGCTTGTAATCCTCCCATCGTTGTGCCTAGGATGCATAAGACCCCTCGCGATATATTTAGAAACCCTGGCAATTATAGTCAATATTATCATATTATGTGACCAATGCGCCCCCATTGGCTCGTGCTGATGGAGTCAGATGGCCAATTGGTAGCCAGAACCCTAAATTGCAACTTCTTGATGTCAGGGAAAAATGTCCCGTGCAGTTGACCCAAATTAGGGATCTCAATCGCCCAGATACGACTTGGCAAGCAGCTAAAACGAGAAAATTCAGCTGGTGGCCCAATGATGCCAGTGGTTGCGGCCCGCGGCTTTGGGTTTATGGACCTCGGCCCACATGGTGTACCGATGGTGGTTTTACCCTTCGCACTCCAACCACAGCTGAGCTCAACCattaataaatttactatGACTGGTGGAGACTCCATTGATCCTTCGGCCGTTCCAGTCCATTCATGTATACGAATCTGCTGATCAGGGGCCTCGACGTTCCATTCGACTCGAAGCCCATCGCCAACGAGGAGCCATCTCGGGTTTGCGACCCAGTAGAAAGGCCCTCGATGTTGGGCATCGGCTTTCGTTCGGGCATGCTGTTGCATTGGATAAACTCGCACGATTATCCCTGGTTGGAGGAATGGCTCATCTCTTCGAAAACACTCCTGGCCCGAAAGGGTGATTGCGATATTGCTCCTGAGGCACTTGTGGACGAACTTGCCCCGATTTGGTCCgtggttgttgtttgttATACCGTCCATGtaaaaaagcaatgaaagCCCTAACGGCTTAGCAGCTGACTCTATCGAAACATGTTGGAGACGAAGTGCCCATAAAGTGGACCTCGGAGTGCCAGCCGCGGCGATGGATCTTCGCTACTCTCAGACAGGCAAGTGATAAGTGCATCATGGATTGAAGCGGATCTTGCCCGGCTCAGAATAAGGTTCCTCGATCGTAGAGTACTTTCTAAATCCATGGATATCGGAGAGGCCATCCCCTATGACAATTAGTCTTCGCACTAGGGTGTAGGTTTCTCCATTTTTGAGGCCAACCCATTGGCAAATTCCAATCTCCTCGACTTGGCGCGCCTGTCTCGGGGGTGCATCTGTTATATCAAGCATGCAGTAGCCCACTTCTTGAACCCGAGCTAGTTGATGCACAGCGTTGTCTGCTTTCATCCACACAAGGGCCTCGTTCTTTTGCCATTCGGTATGGCAGATCTTGGCTTTTACGATGACAAGTCATTTCTCCCTGAACAATGGACAGAATTCGGCCTCGGCGTTCTCATTGTCTTCGTGCGAATGGGTGTTCGGATCCGGACTGTGGGTGTTAGAGGTTTTCAAGGTGATGATTATTTCGCATTCCTGGTACGATCAACTCTTCTTACTGATGCCCTTCTCAGTATCCTGGAAAGCTAACGAAATGTACTAGGCGATAGGCCTCCTAACAATGGATGCTGTAACAGTACACCTATCATGTAAGGATATCTCTCCCAGGGCTTACTGTCATCAGTGCTAACATCCAAGAAGACGTATTAGGTACCAATTTAGAGATACCACATGGTCTACATGGTTCCCTCACACCGACCCAATATTCCTCGGTTGTAGCGGGCTCCAAGGCGGAACTCGCTGCCTGGTACTCCTACACTGCCCTGATTTGGGTCATGAAAGCCAAAATGCTATTCCTCTAGTAAGAATCCGTGCTTCCCCCTTATAGGACTTCGGACTAAGACGAACTGCCCTATGGAAAAGTAAGCGTCTGACCCTTGGGTTATGGCAATCTCGGGTCATCAAATGGCTTGCGGTGTTTTGCGGGCTTGCCTACATTGCAGTGTTTCTTACTGTGACATTTGGATGTCATCCGTAAGAACCCTTCGATATCTACTTTCCATCGTACGCCCATATGTGCTAATGCACCATGACTAGTATATCGAATAATTGGAGAGTATATCCTCCACCGTCCAGTAAGCAACAGCTTCACTCCGGAGGGCTGCATGATGTTAATATCTTCCAGATAAGTGTGGACTCAAAATCCAAAACGTGATAGTTACGTGCATCTTGAACGTCACGTATGCATATCTACCGCAACCCCCTCTATGTGAATCGAGCTGACCAGTTCCTGATAGCACTGACTTAGCTCTGTAAGATACTTGGACATCCCTGGATATTCCTCCCTACTCACATCCCATCGTTCCAGGCTCTTCATTCCAATCCCATTACTCTGGAAAGTAAAAACATCGTTCTCGAGGTAATACGCAGTCCATTATACATACAAGAATCGCTGGAAAGAGAGCACCCCCTGACTGACCTGCTTTCGAATAGAAAACTCGTCATCGCCGTATTCCTTAGCTCcggcatcttcgtcatcaccGCGTCGATTATTCGAACCGCTCTCACATTAAAGGCAGAACCGTCTAGTATCACCGTCAACCGATGGGGAATCCGCGAAACCTTTGTCGGCGTCGCCACAGTTAACCTTCCCATCCTGCGCCCGCTGTTCACCAAGAGATTTTGGAAGTCGAATTACGTGGAGGATGGCTCCAGTGGCCATCCATATGGATACCATGGCGGATCGGAATCGTACAACTTGACGACACGGACAAAGAAGAGCTCACGGCGGGAGAGTATGAAAGCGATTAATGAGTCTAGCCAGGATGGAGGTTACGACGTCTATGTCAGCACCAGCTATAACGTGAAGGTTGAACAAAAGCATACGCGCGAAGGCGAATCATCCGACGGCCATCACCCTAGTAGTGTTTGGGAGATTGATAAAAAGTCGATAGTCTAATACAGCACTTGGGCCAGGCTTAAACCTCGGCTTTCCTTTCTACACTAAGCTCATGCTAAACCAAATTTTcgtttcatttattttttgtaCTAATTAGGGAACTGGGGGCGAGGACGGCTTCGAGCTCCACCTCCCTTTTCTGGCAGCATGGGAGTTGTCAAGTTGTAACCCCTATAAGAGCGGGAAATACTACTATTAAGACACTTTCATTGATAGCTGGTGTCTAATATATCCATGATGCCTTCAGATCCTCCACTCAATACTAGATCCGCCAGCCCGTCGAACTCACCAGGGACCAAAAATGGGTCTTCCTCAAGGTAGGTGGTGATTGATCAATTATAAGTGATGcgttatataattataattagcGCAGACAAACGTCCAGACCGAAACAGGATAGGATCGCGAGCCATAAAATCCAAGCGTATTGGCATACGTGGATCCGTCAATTAGGGCTGCAGCGAAGCAAGACTCTTCAGTCGTAGGACGGTAGCAGCACTTCGTAGTCCAACCGATCGGCAGAGAGGAGACCCAACGTATTCATTGGAAGGCTTTCAGGTGGAGCCTTAAGTTCAGCTCCGAGCTGTATCGCAGCAGATTCTTCGTGTTGGTCCACAAGGCTTGAGATCGGGATCGGCGCCGATAATAGTGCATTGAGGATCTGTGTATGGCCCACCACAAGGCGCAAGTCACGGTCGGGATGGGAGCATTCCTCGTCCAATTTTCGTTCGCATATGCGAAGGAGAGTCAAGTGGTTTCTGTCCATTTATGTTCGCTGTTTTCTCGGGTGGTAGTACTCGGCCATGATTATGTTGCTTGTGTTCTGGGAGATTTAATGAATTCAGTACTTGCTCACCACTTCGCTCTTATAATGAGTACTTTCAGTCAGATGCTTTGCTGTGCTGAACAAGGAGAGCCATTGTAACGCCTGTCGAATGCAGGCCAGGCCTTGGTCCGGATATTGGCACGACTCGTGGTTGGTCTCCAAGCTTTCTCCGCAGAACCAAAGGTACCGCGAACCTAAACCACCAAACGCCTGTTCAACTGATCTCGCCACTACCAATCATCTAGAAGTTGGCAGACTTTCCCAAAGGCCCAATCCTAATGGGCCGTGCTTCGATCAGTGGCGTGATTGAAAGTCGCTCTTGTGTCATGATACagacctcatcctcgtcaccTCATACGAATACAGCTATAAGCACCGGTATACATATAGCTAAAATGGTTTATCGTAGCAACCTCAACACAGTCGCCCGTCGTATCCCGAGCCTTGTTGCTATCACTTCTAAGCCTCGAGTGCAGCCATGCGTCGTCGCTACGCAAGGGAGGCTTCCGAAGGCCAGAGCGATGACTCTGATGCCCCAGTTCCACCGAGGCCCTTCCACCATAAAACGACTACTGGATGACTACGATCGTTATCTATCAGGGCATACCCTCGACCCTCATCCCCGGGCATACGCACCAACCTTCGACATGCGCGAATCGAAGGATACCTATCAGCTGGAAGGCGAACTTCCTGGCGTGAAGCAAAGCGATGTTGACATCGAGTATGTTGACGCGCACACTATCGTCATAAAAGGGCATACAGAGCATGCGTCTGAAGTTGAGGAAGGTTCTTGGTGGATATCCGAACGGTCCACTGGGGACTTCCGTCGGTCGTTCAGCTTTCCATCCGCCGTGGATCAGGAGAACACTCGTGCTCGGTTGAAGGATGGAGTGCTTTTGGTGACTATTCCGAAGGTGGCCTCTACTTGGGAtgtgaagaaggtgaaagTGGATGAATAGGTGAAGAGACACTGGAGTTCAGATTGATATAGTGATGTGATATGACAGGGCTTTCTCTCGGTCTTTACATGCATGGTATTTGCTTGTACTATTCTTCTCTACCCTCAAATTGCGACAGCTCTCTGGTCAAGGTGTGTGTGTAAGGGAAATTGATACAGAGCGTGATGATGGGGGCTTCgctaattttttatatgCATATTCAGCGAGACTAAAATgtatctattctatttttcttcttgactttcttcctttgcaGTCTGTAGCTACTTAttctaatagatataaatcGACCTCAGGAATACAACAAGCTAAGACTGGCTGTGAATCCAGGCTGTCATAGTGCATAAAAGATGCCCGACTGAGTCCATACCCTCCGTCACAGCAACCCATATCTCATGCGCCTTGCTTCACGCGTAGCTCAAAATGGTACTTGGCAAGTACCAGGAAATGATCGCCGTGGGGTTTCTATAATAATGTATGCAGATCATGGATCGAATGACGACATCAGGCAGGGCTCCCGGCAACTCGATCCAGCGCTTATTGCACAACTTCTAAAGTTGAGCCTAAGGGTAATTCGGTAACAGACAGTGGATTTCTCCTCTCATATTCATGGTAGCCCTTGACAGCATGTCCCGGTCAGTTGTGGTTGGGATTCCCCTCATTGGGTTCTCAGGCCACTTGA
This window of the Aspergillus flavus chromosome 8, complete sequence genome carries:
- a CDS encoding HSP20-like chaperone, whose product is MGRASISGVIESRSCVMIQTSSSSPHTNTAISTGIHIAKMVYRSNLNTVARRIPSLVAITSKPRVQPCVVATQGRLPKARAMTLMPQFHRGPSTIKRLLDDYDRYLSGHTLDPHPRAYAPTFDMRESKDTYQLEGELPGVKQSDVDIEYVDAHTIVIKGHTEHASEVEEGSWWISERSTGDFRRSFSFPSAVDQENTRARLKDGVLLVTIPKVASTWDVKKVKVDE